One region of Roseicitreum antarcticum genomic DNA includes:
- a CDS encoding carbohydrate ABC transporter permease — translation MTDATYPAQKQSRALQIALRWGLYLMLSVFAVWYLMPLFVMLTTSLKSLEEIRTGSLIALPREITFDAWRTAWSGACTGVKCEGLQPYFWNSVMLAVPAVMISTILGALNGYVVAQWQFRGANLIFALILFGCFIPFQVVLLPMARTLGLLDIAGTIPGLIFVHVIYGVGFTTLFFRNYYVTIPAELTKAAKIDGAGFFRIFWSIFLPLSLPIIVVTVIWQFTQIWNDFLFGVSFSQAGTQPITVALNNIVNSTTGVKEYNVDMAAAIIAALPTLLVYVVAGKYFIRGLTAGSVKG, via the coding sequence ATGACTGACGCAACCTATCCCGCGCAGAAACAGTCGCGGGCCCTCCAGATCGCGTTGCGGTGGGGATTGTACCTCATGCTGTCAGTTTTCGCCGTATGGTACCTGATGCCGCTGTTCGTCATGCTGACGACATCGCTGAAAAGCCTTGAGGAAATCCGCACCGGATCGCTGATCGCACTGCCACGGGAAATCACCTTCGATGCCTGGCGCACCGCATGGTCCGGGGCTTGCACCGGCGTAAAATGCGAGGGGCTGCAACCCTATTTCTGGAATTCGGTCATGCTGGCCGTGCCTGCGGTGATGATCTCGACCATCTTGGGGGCGCTGAACGGCTATGTCGTGGCGCAATGGCAATTTCGCGGTGCCAATCTGATTTTTGCCCTGATCCTGTTTGGCTGCTTCATCCCGTTTCAGGTCGTGCTGTTGCCCATGGCGCGCACGCTGGGCCTGCTGGACATCGCGGGCACCATTCCGGGACTGATCTTTGTACATGTGATCTATGGGGTCGGGTTCACCACGCTGTTTTTCCGCAACTACTATGTGACAATCCCGGCCGAACTGACCAAGGCGGCGAAGATCGACGGCGCGGGTTTCTTCCGCATCTTCTGGTCGATCTTTCTACCCTTGTCGCTGCCCATCATCGTGGTGACCGTGATCTGGCAATTTACCCAGATCTGGAACGACTTTCTGTTCGGGGTGTCCTTCAGTCAGGCGGGAACGCAGCCGATCACCGTCGCGCTCAACAACATCGTCAATTCCACCACCGGCGTCAAAGAATACAATGTCGACATGGCCGCCGCGATCATCGCCGCGCTGCCGACACTGCTGGTCTATGTCGTTGCCGGAAAGTACTTCATCCGCGGTCTGACCGCAGGATCTGTGAAAGGATAA
- a CDS encoding carbohydrate ABC transporter permease, translating to MQWLERHVPKIVLAPSFIAALLFVYGFIGWTAWVSFTRSRLLPNYDLVGTIQYERLFASPRWEVALNNLFIFGVLFIGISMVLGLFLAIFLDQKIRTEGVLRTIYLYPMALSLIVTGTAWKWMLNPGLGLEAMVRGWGFEDFRFDWITNSDMAIYTVVIAGVWQASGFVMALFLAGLRSVDGEIIKAAQVDGIPTHRIYTAIIIPSMAPIFLSAFIVLAHLAIKSFDLVIALTGGGPGYATDLPATYMYAMAFSRGDIGQAAASATVMMIIVFAIVVPYLYSELRAKHD from the coding sequence ATGCAGTGGCTTGAACGCCATGTGCCCAAGATCGTGCTGGCACCCAGTTTCATCGCGGCGCTGTTGTTTGTCTATGGCTTCATCGGCTGGACGGCATGGGTGTCGTTCACCCGTTCGCGCCTGTTGCCGAACTACGATCTTGTCGGCACCATTCAGTACGAGCGGCTGTTCGCCTCGCCCCGCTGGGAGGTGGCGCTGAACAACCTCTTTATTTTCGGCGTGCTGTTTATCGGCATTTCCATGGTGCTGGGCCTTTTTCTGGCGATTTTTCTGGATCAGAAAATCCGCACCGAAGGCGTCTTGCGCACGATCTACCTGTATCCGATGGCCCTGTCGTTGATTGTGACCGGCACCGCGTGGAAATGGATGCTCAACCCTGGACTGGGTCTAGAGGCAATGGTGCGCGGGTGGGGGTTTGAAGATTTCCGCTTTGACTGGATCACCAATTCCGACATGGCGATCTATACCGTGGTGATCGCGGGCGTGTGGCAAGCTTCTGGCTTCGTGATGGCACTGTTCCTGGCGGGCCTGCGGTCGGTTGATGGTGAAATCATCAAGGCAGCACAGGTCGATGGCATCCCTACCCACCGGATTTACACGGCAATCATCATCCCTTCGATGGCCCCGATCTTTCTGTCAGCCTTCATCGTTCTGGCGCATCTGGCGATCAAGAGCTTTGATCTGGTGATCGCCCTGACCGGCGGCGGCCCCGGCTATGCGACCGACCTGCCCGCCACGTACATGTATGCCATGGCGTTTTCGCGCGGCGACATCGGACAGGCGGCGGCCAGCGCGACGGTCATGATGATTATCGTTTTCGCAATTGTCGTTCCCTACCTTTATTCAGAGTTGAGGGCGAAACATGACTGA
- a CDS encoding ABC transporter substrate-binding protein — protein sequence MKMKTILATSVASFCCATIAFAEPQAEVLHWWTSGGEARAVSVLQEEFSSRGGTWTDMPVAGGGGDAAMTALRARVLSGNAPTAVQLKGPAIQEWYEEGVLADISAVAEAEGWADILPTSIAGHMQCDGTWCAAPVNVHRVDWVWANKAILDEHGITMPTTWDEFNAAAETLQAAGVTPLAHGGQSWQDATIFETVVLGLGGPEFFRAALIDLDMDALQSDTMKAVFDQMRTMRGFVDSNFSGRDWNLATAMVMNGEAAFQIMGDWAKGEFLAAGKVPGEDFLCASTPGEGYLYNVDSFAMFTVSGEDNIAGQNLLAELIVGENFQEVFNLNKGSIPVRNDVALDAFDSCAVLSSEDMVATSDAGSLLPSYAHGMALRGAQAGAITDVVTAHFNSDMSSDDAVQMLADAVTNSM from the coding sequence ATGAAAATGAAGACGATTCTTGCGACGTCAGTCGCGTCTTTCTGCTGCGCTACGATCGCGTTCGCAGAACCCCAAGCCGAAGTCCTGCATTGGTGGACATCGGGCGGCGAAGCCCGTGCGGTTTCTGTACTGCAAGAAGAATTTTCCAGCCGTGGCGGTACCTGGACCGATATGCCCGTGGCTGGTGGCGGTGGCGACGCGGCCATGACCGCGCTGCGCGCACGCGTTCTGTCGGGCAACGCCCCAACCGCCGTGCAGTTGAAAGGCCCTGCCATTCAGGAATGGTATGAGGAAGGCGTGCTGGCTGACATTTCCGCCGTGGCCGAGGCCGAGGGCTGGGCCGACATTCTGCCCACGTCCATCGCCGGGCACATGCAGTGTGACGGCACATGGTGCGCCGCGCCGGTCAATGTGCACCGCGTGGATTGGGTCTGGGCCAACAAAGCCATTCTGGACGAGCACGGCATCACCATGCCGACCACATGGGACGAATTCAACGCGGCCGCCGAAACGCTGCAAGCAGCCGGTGTAACGCCGTTGGCCCATGGTGGGCAATCGTGGCAGGACGCGACCATTTTTGAAACCGTGGTGCTTGGCCTTGGCGGGCCGGAGTTCTTCCGCGCGGCCCTGATCGATCTGGACATGGACGCGCTGCAATCGGATACGATGAAAGCCGTCTTTGACCAGATGCGCACCATGCGCGGGTTTGTCGACAGCAATTTCTCGGGCCGCGACTGGAACCTTGCCACGGCGATGGTCATGAACGGAGAAGCTGCGTTCCAGATCATGGGCGACTGGGCAAAAGGCGAGTTTCTGGCTGCGGGCAAAGTACCGGGCGAGGATTTCCTGTGCGCATCAACCCCCGGCGAAGGCTATCTGTACAACGTCGACAGCTTTGCCATGTTCACGGTTTCGGGCGAAGACAACATCGCGGGCCAGAACTTGTTGGCCGAGCTGATCGTGGGCGAGAACTTCCAGGAGGTCTTCAACCTCAACAAAGGCTCGATCCCGGTGCGCAACGATGTGGCACTGGACGCGTTTGATAGCTGCGCTGTGCTGTCATCGGAGGACATGGTCGCCACGTCTGACGCTGGTTCGCTTTTGCCATCATATGCCCATGGCATGGCACTGCGCGGCGCGCAGGCGGGTGCGATCACCGATGTCGTGACCGCACATTTCAACAGCGACATGTCGTCGGATGACGCCGTGCAAATGCTGGCCGACGCTGTCACCAACTCGATGTGA
- a CDS encoding response regulator transcription factor — MTIPRLLVVDDDVEMCAMMVGWLQRNGFAAVGVHDGAGVAQRMDQGRVDLILLDVMLGDESGLRICQKLREDHDVPIIMVSALSADDQRMAGYRSGADDYIAKPFNPELLVARVRAVLRRARRATSLAYRRQSRVYAFAGWRYDTREGSACAPGGFEVALSTRERQLLQVLLANPEIPLSRDEIAEAMDLLGEGTADPAEGRAIDMLVGRLRGKIEETPKEPALIRTARGVGYVLACSVKVL; from the coding sequence ATGACCATTCCGCGACTACTGGTGGTCGATGACGACGTGGAAATGTGTGCCATGATGGTTGGCTGGTTGCAGCGCAACGGCTTTGCAGCTGTCGGTGTTCACGACGGCGCAGGTGTCGCGCAGCGCATGGACCAGGGCCGCGTTGATCTGATTTTGCTGGATGTGATGCTGGGCGATGAAAGCGGGCTGCGCATCTGCCAAAAGCTGCGCGAAGATCATGATGTTCCGATCATCATGGTGTCGGCACTGTCGGCGGATGATCAGCGCATGGCGGGCTATCGGTCGGGTGCCGATGACTACATCGCAAAACCGTTCAACCCCGAACTGCTGGTCGCGCGCGTGCGTGCCGTCCTGCGCCGGGCACGGCGGGCGACGTCGCTGGCATACCGGCGGCAATCGCGGGTGTATGCGTTTGCGGGCTGGCGCTATGACACCCGCGAAGGTAGTGCTTGCGCGCCCGGCGGTTTTGAGGTCGCATTGTCCACCCGCGAACGGCAGCTGCTGCAGGTGCTGTTGGCCAATCCCGAAATTCCGCTGTCCCGCGATGAGATCGCCGAAGCGATGGACCTGTTGGGCGAAGGCACCGCCGACCCCGCCGAGGGGCGCGCGATTGATATGCTGGTGGGCCGGTTGCGTGGCAAGATCGAAGAGACGCCGAAAGAGCCTGCCTTGATCCGCACCGCGCGCGGGGTGGGCTATGTCCTTGCATGTTCGGTCAAGGTGCTTTGA
- a CDS encoding sensor histidine kinase, with the protein MIRTLRGWAGFWITVAMAVGVISAGMWLSSTRAWDDHLARAAQTGRDIAAAVLLAAPRPDETRLVAIGPVTSDAPPPGYEDAGLPASARITALAFRQSGPDGAGQSGGVRLQVQVVSASLQYPVSQLGADAGAYGGMAALSRMMAQLCSDPVVFLRAENGPWWRVESALWSCDAQPRDLRLWALLLAGLTLMALFSHAADVTAGFRDLARKLSARSRPGQTDDLAPAGPEELRATIRAVNGYLAEERATLARRAIVLSGVSHDLGTPATRLRLRAALIEDAPLRQKFEADLDRMAEMIEEVLTFTRTEIAAEAERDFSLTALVEAVVDDFQDTGQPVSLVPQAPVSMESAGTVFGTGRKRRVTLPEGRRLLLRGRPLALERALSNLIENAMKYGRRAQVALLTTSTHVVIEVQDAGRDLSPEKLRQLTDPFQRGPNLTAADGAPVSGFGMGLSIVATIAAQHGGALEFEQRSTGLCARLILPRG; encoded by the coding sequence ATGATCCGCACATTGCGCGGCTGGGCCGGATTTTGGATCACCGTTGCAATGGCGGTTGGCGTGATCTCGGCGGGGATGTGGCTGTCATCAACCCGCGCGTGGGACGATCATCTGGCGCGGGCGGCGCAAACCGGGCGCGATATTGCGGCGGCGGTATTGCTGGCCGCACCAAGGCCGGATGAGACGCGGCTGGTCGCCATAGGACCCGTCACGTCCGACGCGCCACCGCCCGGGTACGAAGATGCAGGGCTGCCCGCATCGGCGCGCATTACGGCCCTTGCGTTTCGCCAGTCCGGACCGGACGGTGCCGGTCAAAGCGGCGGTGTGCGGTTGCAGGTGCAGGTTGTCAGCGCCAGCCTGCAATACCCTGTGTCGCAGCTTGGCGCGGATGCCGGGGCTTATGGGGGCATGGCAGCATTGTCGCGTATGATGGCGCAGCTTTGTTCGGACCCGGTCGTGTTTTTGCGTGCCGAGAACGGGCCATGGTGGCGGGTTGAAAGCGCATTGTGGTCTTGTGACGCGCAACCGCGCGACCTGCGGCTATGGGCACTCTTGCTGGCGGGGCTGACGCTGATGGCTTTGTTCAGCCACGCGGCGGATGTCACGGCTGGGTTTCGCGATCTTGCGCGCAAACTGTCGGCCCGCAGCCGTCCCGGCCAGACGGATGATCTTGCGCCTGCGGGGCCTGAAGAACTGCGCGCGACCATCCGCGCGGTGAATGGCTACCTTGCCGAGGAACGCGCAACGCTGGCACGCCGGGCGATTGTCCTTTCAGGTGTCAGCCACGATCTGGGAACCCCGGCCACGCGCCTGCGCCTGCGCGCAGCGCTGATCGAAGACGCGCCCCTGCGCCAGAAATTCGAGGCTGATCTGGACCGCATGGCCGAGATGATCGAGGAAGTGCTGACCTTTACCCGCACCGAAATCGCCGCCGAGGCAGAGCGTGACTTTTCCCTCACCGCGCTGGTGGAAGCGGTCGTGGATGATTTTCAGGACACGGGCCAGCCGGTCAGCCTTGTCCCGCAGGCCCCTGTCAGCATGGAAAGTGCCGGGACGGTCTTTGGCACCGGGCGCAAGCGCCGGGTGACCTTGCCAGAAGGGCGGCGTTTGTTGTTGCGTGGCCGCCCGCTTGCGCTGGAACGCGCACTCTCAAACCTGATAGAGAACGCGATGAAATATGGCCGCCGCGCGCAGGTGGCCTTGCTGACCACCTCAACACATGTGGTGATCGAGGTGCAGGATGCTGGCCGCGACCTCAGCCCCGAAAAGCTGCGACAATTGACCGACCCGTTTCAGCGCGGGCCGAACCTGACGGCCGCAGACGGCGCGCCGGTTTCCGGCTTTGGTATGGGGCTCAGCATTGTCGCGACAATTGCGGCGCAGCACGGCGGTGCGCTGGAATTCGAACAACGCAGCACTGGCCTATGCGCAAGGCTGATCTTGCCGCGCGGCTAG
- a CDS encoding SDR family oxidoreductase, which produces MSTKALFITGASSGIGAATARLAVAQGWQVGLFARSEDKLEALAAEFGDKAMALPGDVTDLESQKAAIAAFVDKTGGLDAAFANAGMGLSGAGTEAGDSEEWERMIGVNVMGVLWTVMATMPHLKKRSGHMLLTGSAAGRRHISGSVYGASKWFVHGYGGNLSEEMKAFGGRCTVIAPGMVNTAFFDEPKPDKLQPEDVARAALFALDADPRCATNEIFLMPTQ; this is translated from the coding sequence ATGAGCACCAAGGCACTTTTCATCACGGGCGCATCAAGCGGGATCGGGGCGGCCACAGCGCGTTTGGCGGTCGCACAGGGCTGGCAGGTCGGGCTGTTCGCGCGATCCGAAGACAAGCTTGAGGCACTGGCGGCTGAATTCGGCGACAAGGCCATGGCCCTGCCCGGGGACGTCACCGACCTCGAAAGCCAGAAGGCAGCGATTGCGGCATTCGTTGACAAGACCGGCGGACTGGACGCGGCTTTCGCCAATGCCGGGATGGGACTATCGGGCGCGGGCACCGAGGCCGGCGATTCTGAAGAATGGGAGCGGATGATCGGTGTGAACGTCATGGGCGTTTTGTGGACCGTCATGGCGACGATGCCACATCTCAAGAAACGGTCCGGGCATATGCTCCTGACCGGGTCCGCTGCGGGACGGCGTCATATTTCAGGGTCCGTTTATGGCGCGTCGAAATGGTTCGTCCATGGCTATGGCGGCAATTTGTCCGAGGAAATGAAGGCGTTTGGGGGACGATGCACGGTCATCGCGCCGGGCATGGTCAACACGGCGTTCTTTGATGAACCGAAACCGGACAAGTTGCAGCCCGAGGACGTGGCCCGGGCCGCGCTTTTTGCCCTCGACGCTGACCCGCGCTGCGCCACGAACGAGATTTTCCTGATGCCAACGCAATAA